The Pocillopora verrucosa isolate sample1 chromosome 2, ASM3666991v2, whole genome shotgun sequence genome has a segment encoding these proteins:
- the LOC131776074 gene encoding A-kinase anchor protein 10, mitochondrial, whose translation MLRFSRKPSAKDKQAKGKNSKPGKSKGKNKQPVAPVETRDGRNNLIRIQECRKLLASISKKKSAKCVATFRRRSQLSKTLVEVLMDDSVLPYFMEYMQKQNATNLLNFWLTVETFKLSTINRLRINTMSQLKSSKGECVNAIGDTSDGTSDSSQLYTLKNSVDGAYISSGTTDQLRSVEDDGFGDFTGYRPEPFSAVHSISKDASDSLLLCKNCGHLINLSLSKKDVCNHCGHNFDYKQTSNCAVGSNESFGSNEQQTIMNSSLENGINQPDCSNQSLVNNQGSLKTKDGVRTSKVTFDLTPDFEDGEHSFRRRRTRSIVIDAISIYSKYISLEASNPLGLEESIRRQIEINICSEDGKISSDSFQPAQKFAFDVMERMYFPAFLASPFYCKHQIDILTSGKVFLSDILYNQNAMFYFMEYLEQEGTQHMLEFWLTADNFQSHLESQIQINQYSAQHALSDAMIIYDKYFSMQATVPLGFDDVTRIEIENSICREGGPLPECFTKPMEHVLCLLEEVFFPSFLTSPIYYKYLTELLNSVSESQSSQTLSASVGSEDDVRRPGTHTYENSHLVKTTFGSDLDLTEDPDALWQRPYAGLSLGKVNEFGIFEPVFEPEPDRGNGTSKASKLGKALRKLVSGGEDKAKEEMAWKIAKMIIEDVKKEQTGNTSAGLWTEDDDVA comes from the exons TTCAAGAATGCAGGAAGTTGCTGGCAAGCATTTCAAAGAAGAAGTCTGCCAAG tGTGTGGCAACATTTCGAAGAAGGTCACAGTTGTCCAAGACTCTAGTGGAAGTGCTCATGGATGACAGTGTTTTACCTTATTTCATGGAATACATGCAAAAGCAAAATGCCACAAATTTGTTAAACTTCTGGCTTACTGTAGAGACATTCAAATTATCAACTATAAATCGTTTGAGAATAAATACTATGTCACAGTTAAAGTCTTCAAAAGGGGAATGTGTTAATGCCATCGGAGATACTAGTGACGGCACATCTGATTCTTCTCAGTTATATACTCTAAAAAATTCAGTAGATGGTGCTTACATTTCAAGTGGGACAACAGATCAATTGCGCTCTGTGGAGGATGATGGATTTGGTGACTTCACTGGTTATAGGCCAGAACCATTCTCAGCTGTTCATTCCATTTCAAAGGATGCTAGTGATAGTTTGTTGTTGTGCAAAAACTGTGGACATTTGATCAACCTTTCCTTGTCAAAGAAGGATGTATGTAATCACTGTGGACATAACTTTGATTACAAACAAACCAGCAATTGTGCTGTTGGATCTAATGAATCCTTTGGCTCTAATGAGCAACAGACAATTATGAATAGTAGTTTAGAAAATGGTATTAATCAACCAGACTGTAGTAATCAGTCACTGGTCAACAATCAAGGTTCTTTAAAGACGAAAGATGGAGTGCGAACATCTAAAGTTACATTTGATTTAACACCAGACTTTGAGGATGGAGAACATAGTTTTCGTCGAAGAAGAACACGAAGTATTGTCATAGATGCTATTAGTATTTATAGCAAGTACATTTCACTTGAAGCATCAAATCCATTAGGGTTGGAGGAGTCAATTCGAAGACAGATTGAAA TTAATATCTGCAGTGAAGATGGAAAGATTTCTTCAGATTCCTTTCAACCAGCTCAAAAGTTTGCATTTGATGTTATGGAAAGAAT GTACTTCCCTGCTTTTCTTGCCAGTCCTTTTTATTGTAAGCATCAAATTGATATCTTAACAAGTGGAAAAGTGTTTCTCTCAGACATTTTGTACAATCAAAATgccatgttttattttatggaG taTCTAGAACAAGAAGGAACTCAACATATGCTGGAGTTCTGGCTAACAGCAGATAATTTTCAGTCTCACTTAGAATCCCAAATCCAAATCAACCAGTACAGTGCACAGCATGCTCTGAGTGATGCTATGATTATATATGACAA GTATTTTTCCATGCAAGCAACTGTACCTCTTGGTTTTGATGATGTTACAAGAATTGAGATAGAGAACAGTATTTGTCGTGAAGGTGGCCCTCTACCAGAATGCTTTACAAAACCCATGGAACATGTCCTTTGCCTTCTTGAGGAG GTGTTTTTCCCAAGTTTCCTTACAAGCCCAATCTACTACAAGTACCTCACAGAGCTGCTCAATTCTGTTAGTGAGAGTCAATCCTCCCAGACCCTGTCGGCCTCTGTTGGAAGTGAAGATGATGTTAGGAGACCTGGTACTCACACATATGAAAATAGTCATTTAGTGAAGACAACATTTGGCTCAGACCTTGATCTTACAGAAGACCCAGATGCTCTTTGGCAAAGACCTTATGCTGG GCTATCACTTGGCAAGGTGAATGAGTTTGGAATTTTTGAACCAGTCTTTGAGCCTGAACCAGACAGAGGAAATGGTACCTCCAAAG CTTCCAAGCTTGGAAAGGCCTTAAGGAAGTTGGTATCTGGAGGAGAAGATAAG GCTAAAGAAGAAATGGCTTGGAAAATTGCTAAAATGATAATTGAAGACGTAAAGAAAGAGCAAACTGGAAATACTTCAGCAGGCTTATGGACAGAGGATGATGATGTGGCCTGA